The genomic region TTTGAAgcgaaattttatgattttgttgGAAAATCGTCGATTTATGTGCTATTGTAATCAAAAAGAATCCTCAGGTAAAATTTGGATTCAATTTTTGCGACTTActtaataatcaataattatttttagaatcgTTTAAGATGTCCACTGTTGGCCACGCGGCTTTCGCCGTCTGCAAAGTTCGGGAAAATCGCGAAAAAACCATCCAAAGAATGCAAAACATCGACGAAAAGAAACCTTTCAATATTGATCGTAAATAAAGTTCCATTTCAAATTTCCCgctttaattgtttctttttagaCCAGATGGCGTACACCCCGATGAAATACAACAGTAAATTAATGAACAGCATTTGGGGGATGTACAATCGTTATTCCGTacataatttgaaaaagattATGGATGATGGCGAAATTGTTGCAGTGGGTCAACAGGggtaagttaaatttaaatttgagaaggaggttatttttgatttttttttgtagaactGTTGGCAACACTGCAACCAATTTAGACCGGGGATCTGCTAGTACAAAGACTGCGACCAAACCCCCGGGAAATTTAATGCAAAATTGGTTCTCCCCGACCGATTATTCATATTAAGACCAATAAAAAACATCATTGATattacataacctaaaatatgatttattcattgatttaattaattgagggtttggtttttatttttagtgggtgatataatacttttttaatgttaactttGTAatctcgttattttttttaaataaatattaataaattaattatttttaaataattaagatgTCAAACACGAACTGTCAAAATTTCCTAACCTCAAAGTTTagaattgaattattttattgttattcacaaatttaataaatggaGTTGAGATTACAATTAACTTTAGCGATTTTAAAACCGCATTTAGTATCAAACCCATTCGCTGTAAAAGAAATTCgccaacttttattaaaaaatcaatttaacgTGATAAAGTGGAAAAAACATCGGATTTCTATGGAAGAAGCCTCAAAATTTTACGaagaacacaaaaaaaagtttttttataacagatTAGTCACCTTTGTAACGAggtaaaaatttcaatcaaaaaaatttaataaataagaaaaaaaataattttagtggCCCCTCAGAAATGTATATTTTAGCCAAAATAAACGCGATAAATGATTGGAGGCGATTAATGGGGCCCACGAAAGTTTTTAAAGCTCAATTTGAAGCGCCTAATACGATTAGAGGAACTTTCGGGTTATCTGATACAAGAAATGCGACACACGGCTCAGGTATTAAcctaatttttaggttataaaaatacacaaaTCAATTTTAGATTCGGACGAATCGGCGAAACGagaaatttcgattttattccCCGATTTTAACTACGATTTGTGGTTCAAAATGGAAGAGGAAAGTTTTCGAATGGAAAAAGTGGATTTTATCGAAAACGAATttgtacataaaaaacgtttattaataaattaattttttaatttggtgatttttgcgatctaattttatttacatattttaatacaaaacacaattaatttaataatgagAATTCGTATTCGGTGCTGTGAAATTTGCCTAAGCATTGACTTTTACATAAACTTTGGGCCTTTGAAATACTTTAATCCCTTCGtcgatttttttcaattcctCCTCCAACTCCACTTTGCGTTTACGCATTTTTAACGTATCGTTTCGCACCGGCATCGAGTTTAATTCGGAAATTCGGTCggcataacctaaaaaaattatgttagaTGCTtcttaaaatcgaaatttttacaTACTTTGTCTTAACACCCGTAGGGTTTCTTTACGTTCGTCTTCTGGTAATAAAACGTGTCCGGGGGGGCACTCCGCGTCGACAGGACCTTCTTTTAATTGCTCTTCTTTGCGGTCTTTAAGGTATTTTGGAACTGATCCTTTTTGATAATTAGGGGGGAGAGACCCCGTCGTTGATGTTGTATCGGATTTATTCCCTTTGTTTTTAATCGCATTTATATTTTGctttatataattaaatttatcaccTACTAAAAATGGAACACAACctcaaattaaaacataacctcaaaataaattttttaatttcttacttGAAGATGTTTTATCTTCAATCGACGACCGTTCAACTGAATCCCCATGAtcatttcgtttttctttcttttttcctGTAATCAGATCTTGAACAAGCCCCGGACTTGGATATTTAATAACCCCacaatcataaattttattcatatcaTCGTTTCGCTCGGTTTGAATACCTCGATGAGTGATTTTATCTTTCTCATTAAACAAGCAATTAGCAACATCCTCCTTTTTCGTAATTTCCCCAAAATCTCTTAGCTGTCGTATTTCTAATCGTGGTTTAACCTCAACTCCTGTACTTCGTTTATTAGAGCCTTTTTGTTGGGACGGTTTCGATATTTTTTGGCTATCTTGCGAAGCCGTATCCCTAAGTTTATTTCTTGATGAtgtcaatttattaattgtcTTTGGTTGAGTTTGagattttgaaagtttttgcGGTGCCACTGGAAGGTCGGGTTGAAGCACTCCTTGGAGGTATTTTATGTGCCGCATATTCTCTTTGATGAAATTTCGTTTGGGTTGTGGTTCTTAAAACGATAAATTAAGAAAGATgcggttattttttttgatttagacTCACTTGGTTCGGGAAAAACCCCTTTTAACGTTgttatattcattttatttacagCGATTATTGACTTTGATTTACACCAACTAACAAACACCTAGAATTTGGGCGTTTgggatgtttttaaaattcggttcgATCCCAAAAACGCGTTTTTAAACTTGTTTGGGGCTGGCGACAACCACAACAAGCGTCAGAGTAAAAtgtaaacgttatttttttttaactgacGTTTTAAACtgtctatttttttattatttgacttttatttaaattaataatcttttcatgtattatgtttttgtgTACAAACAACAATTCAAAGGGgcttaattaaagaaaacattttttaggttatgttgcaTCCatctattattattgaaatgaagttagttactatattattagtttattacTTCACAGATGTCGCTAGTTTTACCGAGTATTTTACACCCTAATTTTAGtaagtaattttcaaattaataataatttactactaattacttttaataatcaattacTATTGCTTAATCGTAAGTAAATTCGTTgaataagttttgtttttggttttgaaaagttttgttaCTTTGACATTTGAGGTTTCTAAATTTAgtct from Onthophagus taurus isolate NC chromosome 5, IU_Otau_3.0, whole genome shotgun sequence harbors:
- the LOC111426148 gene encoding uncharacterized protein — its product is MILLENRRFMCYCNQKESSESFKMSTVGHAAFAVCKVRENREKTIQRMQNIDEKKPFNIDHQMAYTPMKYNSKLMNSIWGMYNRYSVHNLKKIMDDGEIVAVGQQGTVGNTATNLDRGSASTKTATKPPGNLMQNWFSPTDYSY
- the LOC111426147 gene encoding nucleoside diphosphate kinase 6-like, with product MELRLQLTLAILKPHLVSNPFAVKEIRQLLLKNQFNVIKWKKHRISMEEASKFYEEHKKKFFYNRLVTFVTSGPSEMYILAKINAINDWRRLMGPTKVFKAQFEAPNTIRGTFGLSDTRNATHGSDSDESAKREISILFPDFNYDLWFKMEEESFRMEKVDFIENEFVHKKRLLIN
- the LOC111426144 gene encoding uncharacterized protein, translating into MNITTLKGVFPEPKPQPKRNFIKENMRHIKYLQGVLQPDLPVAPQKLSKSQTQPKTINKLTSSRNKLRDTASQDSQKISKPSQQKGSNKRSTGVEVKPRLEIRQLRDFGEITKKEDVANCLFNEKDKITHRGIQTERNDDMNKIYDCGVIKYPSPGLVQDLITGKKKEKRNDHGDSVERSSIEDKTSSIGDKFNYIKQNINAIKNKGNKSDTTSTTGSLPPNYQKGSVPKYLKDRKEEQLKEGPVDAECPPGHVLLPEDERKETLRVLRQSYADRISELNSMPVRNDTLKMRKRKVELEEELKKIDEGIKVFQRPKVYVKVNA